One part of the Sardina pilchardus chromosome 5, fSarPil1.1, whole genome shotgun sequence genome encodes these proteins:
- the usp25 gene encoding ubiquitin carboxyl-terminal hydrolase 25 isoform X7, producing the protein MTVEQNVLQQHSQKTLLNQLREVTGTTDSQLLQQALQASNGDLAEAVAFLTEKNTKTPHLNAPHLNETAYYQTAQIPTDRYISVGSQADTNVIDLTGEDKDDLQRAIALSLEESNRAFRETGITDEEQAISRILEASIAENKATLKRSHAEVWRDSPNPYDRKRQDACPVGLKNVGNTCWFSAVIQSLFNLLEFQRLVLHYSPPAHAQEQPHNQKERRNLPFMQELRNLFSLMVGSNRKYVDPSRAVEILQEAFQSSESQQQDVCEFTHKLLDWLEDAFQVKAEETREAKGPKNPMVELFYGRFVAVGVLEGKKFENTEMFGQYPLQVNGFKDLHECLEAAMVEGEIESLHSAENTARSGQEHWFTELPPVLTFELSRFEFNQALGRPEKIHNKLEFPPMLYMDRYMDKNRDVTRIKRDEIRRLKEHLTVLQQRLERYVSYGSGPKRFPLADVLQYALEFASSKPVCTSPVDDIDSSAPSGGATAKQPPAHASPAEQCASGSVEGAVSSVQQKTPPFKPFTQSCLPPNLPMHPAPRNITADELRTLEGCLHRWRSEVETDTRDLQSSISRIHRTIELMYSDKSMMQVPYRLHAVLVHEGQAIAGHYWAYIFDPRHNGWMKYNDISVTKSSWEELMRDSFGGYRNASAYCLMYINDRKRFLIEEEFDVETGLVVTGLAKLPVDLQEYVKEDNLQFERELKVWDMLQARKAQQEQQALASAPPTTTTTSTTAAPPAATTTGAAGGDATETLQADSTALPDPEYMEQQSPTDDSRHMREETERAIATAIAEHSAQGPEVLLNAAMLTASLQGVIMAVGKTRKIFDKYGPEMAFFKAIEVEYTRLLRLAQEDTPPERDHRLQHVIVYFIQNEAPQKILERTLLAQFADRNLGFDERCKSIMMVACAKLNLITPQEVNMHEYEMWHREYQKFRETTIYLMIGLELFKKESYVEALVYLINEVCVCVCVCVCVSAMWRP; encoded by the exons actctACTGAACCAGCTGAGGGAAGTGACCGGAACTACAGACTCCCAGCTCTTGCAGCAGGCTCTGCAG GCCAGCAATGGTGACCTGGCGGAGGCCGTGGCCTTTCTGACGGAGAAGAACACCAAGACCCCTCACCTGAACGCCCCTCACCTGAACGAGACCGCCTACTACCAGACCGCTCAGATCCCCACCGACCGCTACATCAGCGTGGGGAGCCAGGCCGACACCA ACGTGATCGATCTGACTGGAGAGGACAAGGATGACCTTCAGAGGGCCATCGCTCTGAGTCTGGAGGAGTCCAACAGGGCCTTCAGGGAGACTGGCATCACAGATGAGGAACAGGCCATCAGCAG GATACTAGAGGCTAGCATAGCGGAGAACAAGGCCACTCTGAAGAGGTCGCATGCAGAAGTATGGAGGGACTCTCCAAACCCCTACGACAGGAAGAGACAGGACGCCTGTCCTGTGGGCCTGAAGAACGTGGGCAACACCTGCTGGTTCAGTGCAGTAATACAG tccCTGTTCAACCTGCTGGAGTTCCAGAGGCTGGTCCTACACTACTCCCCACCAGCACATGCTCAGGAGCAGCCACACAATCAGAag gaGCGCAGGAACCTGCCCTTCATGCAGGAGCTGCGGAACCTCTTCTCGCTCATGGTGGGTTCCAACAGGAAGTATGTGGACCCCTCTAGAGCCGTGGAGATCCTGCAGGAGGCGTTTCAGTCCTCCGAGTCCCAGCAG caggatgtgtgtgagttcacACACAAGCTGTTGGACTGGTTGGAAGACGCATTTCAGGTGAAGGCTGAAGAAACGAG AGAAGCCAAAGGGCCCAAGAACCCAATGGTGGAGCTCTTTTACGGCCGCTTTGTGGCTGTGGGAGTTTTGGAAG GTAAGAAGTTTGAGAACACGGAGATGTTCGGCCAGTACCCGCTGCAGGTCAACGGCTTCAAGGACCTGCACGAGTGCCTGGAGGCCGCCATGGTGGAGGGAGAGATCGAGTCGCTGCACTCCGCAGAGAACACCGCCCGCTCTGGACAAgag CACTGGTTCACAGAGCTGCCTCCGGTCCTCACTTTCGAGCTGTCCAGGTTTGAGTTCAACCAGGCCCTCGGACGGCCGGAGAAGATCCACAACAAGCTGGAATTCCCCCCCATGCTCTACATGGACCG GTACATGGACAAGAACAGGGACGTGACGCGGATCAAGCGCGACGAGATCCGCCGCCTGAAGGAGCACCTGACGGTCCTGCAGCAGAGGCTGGAGAG gtatgtgaGCTACGGGTCGGGCCCCAAGAGGTTTCCTCTGGCGGATGTGCTGCAGTATGCGCTGGAGTTTGCGTCCAGTAAGCCCGTCTGCACCTCCCCTGTGGACGACATCGACTCCAGCGCCCCCTCTGGTGGAGCAACAGCAAAACAGCCACCCGCACACGCAag CCCAGCGGAGCAATGTGCCTCCGGCTCCGTAGAGGGCGCTGTGTCCTCTGTGCAGCAGAAGACGCCCCCCTTTAAGCCCTTCACGCAGTCCTGCCTGCCCCCCAACCTGCCCATGCACCCCGCGCCCCGAAACATCACCGCCGACGAGCTCCGCACCCTCGAGGGGTGTCTGCACCGCTGGAGGAGTGAGGTCGAGACGGACAcgcgag ATCTCCAGAGCAGCATCTCACGCATCCACAGGACCATCGAGCTCATGTACTCAGACAAAAGCAtgatgcag gtgccGTACCGGCTGCATGCGGTGCTGGTGCACGAGGGTCAGGCCATAGCGGGTCACTACTGGGCCTACATCTTCGACCCGCGGCACAACGGCTGGATGAAGTACAACGACATCTCCGTCACCAAGTCCTCCTGGGAGGAGCTCATGAGGGACTCTTTCGGCGGCTACCGCAATGCCAGCGCATACTGCCTCATGTACATCAACGACAGGAAGCGCTTCCTTatagagg aGGAGTTTGATGTGGAGACGGGGCTGGTGGTGACGGGGTTGGCCAAGCTGCCTGTGGATCTGCAGGAGTACGTGAAGGAGGACAACCTGCAGTTTGAGCGCGAGCTGAAGGTGTGGGACATGCTGCAGGCCCGCAAGgcccagcaggagcagcaggcccTGGCCtccgccccccccaccaccaccaccaccagcaccaccgcgGCACcacccgccgccaccaccactggAGCAGCAGGGGGCGACGCCACAGAGACGCTACAGGCCGACAGCACAG cactGCCGGACCCTGAGTATATGGAGCAGCAGTCTCCCACTGACGACTCTCGGCACATGAGGGAGGAGACCGAGAGGGCCATCGCCACGGCGATCGCAGAACACAGTGCCCAGGGCCCCGAGGTCCTACTCAATGcg GCTATGCTGACCGCGAGCTTGCAGGGTGTTATTATGGCCGTTGGCAAAACCAGGAAAATATTTGACAAGTACGGCCCAGAGATGGCATTCTTTAag GCCATCGAGGTGGAGTACACACGCCTGCTACGCCTGGCCCAGGAGGACACGCCCCCAGAGCGAGACCACCGGCTGCAGCACGTCATCGTCTACTTCATCCAGAACGAGGCTCCGCAGAAGATCCTGGAGAGGACGCTGCTGGCGCAGTTTGCAGACCGCAATCTGGGCTTCGATGAGCG ATGTAAGAGCATCATGATGGTGGCTTGTGCGAAGCTAAACCTGATCACGCCACAGGAGGTCAACATGCACGAATAtgag ATGTGGCACCGCGAATATCAGAAGTTTCGGGAGACGACAATATATCTGATGATTGGCTTGGAACTCTTCAAGAAGGAAAG ctatGTGGAGGCCCTAGTATATCTCataaatgaggtgtgtgtgtgtgtgtgtgtgtgtgtgtgtgtttcagctatGTGGAGGCCCTAG